GGAACCGGAAAACAATATGCTCTTAAAATCGATTCCTATATCGATGAAAGAAGCGACCCTCTTAGAGCTACAGCCGCATGTTCAGATTACATGACCAGAATGTTTAATGTTTTTAACGACTGGGAACTGGTTTTGGCATCATATAATTCAGGTCCTGGAAACGTTACAAAAGCGATTCGTCGCTCAGGCGGAAAAACAGGATATTGGGATATTCGTAACAACCTTCCAAGAGAAACACAAGGATACGTTCCTGCATTTTATGCAACAATGTATCTTTTTGAATACCACAAAGAACACGGAATAAATCCGGAAAGAGCGGTTATTAAAAACTTTGAAACAGACACAGTTCGTGTAAAAAACCAGATGTCTTTTAAACAAATCGCTGATTTATTAGACATGCCTCAATCACAGCTGCAGCTTTTAAATCCGTCGTACAAATTAAATATTGTTCCCTATTATGAAGGAGAACAGCATTTTATACGATTACCAAAAGATAAAATTGCCACTTTTGTTTCAAACGAAGACAAAATCTACGCTTATGTAGAGTACGATTCGAAAATTAAAACTATTCCGGCCCGACTGGCGCAGAAAATTGCTCCAAAAGGAAAACCGGTTAGAGAAGCATCACAATCACCAAAAGATATTCAGTTCTATAAAGTCAGGAAAGGCGATAATTTAGGTGCAATTGCAGATAAGTACAACGTTAACATTTCGGATATAAAGAAATGGAATAACCTGAAAACAAATGCAATCGCATTTGGAAGAACATTAAAAATCAGAATAGAAGCTGAGCCGGCTCCAAAAGTTATAAAAGAGCCTAAAGCAATCCCTGTAATTGAGAAAAATACAGAAGAAGCAATCGCTTCTGCAGACGATAAAGATAAAGTTTCTGTACAAACTGTAGAGTACGTTGTAGCATCCGGAGACAATTTAGGAAGCATTGCAAAAAAATTCGGTACGACTATTGCGGAGTTAAAAGAATTAAATAATCTTGCTTCGAATAATATCGGTTTAGGAAAAACATTAGTAGTTTCTAAAATTGTTACAGAAATCGAAGAGCCTGTTAATACAGCTGTAGCTTCAAACTCTGTTGATACTTTCAAGAAAAAAACTCCTTCGAAAAGTGTAAGTGAAGATTATTACGTTAAAAAAGGAGATTCTTTATACAGCATTTCTAAAAAATATCCTGGAGTAACTATTTCAGATATTAAAAAATGGAATGACATTAAAGATGAAGATATTAAACCGGGAATGAAACTTAAAATAAACGGATAATAACAAAAATCTTATTTAAATTTGGGTTTTATTTCATTAAACAAAAAAAATGAATAAAACCCATTTTTTATTTCTTATACTTCCGTTTCTGCTGCTTTCCTGTTTAAAAACAGACAGACAGTCACAACCTGTTTCTGGTAAAACCAATACCATTTCGATTATCATCGACGACCAGTTATGGTATGGAGAAGTAGGAGACAGTATTCGTAATAAATTTGCTTCGCCTGTTTTGGGCCTTACACAGGAAGAACCTCTGTTTACCATTAACCAATATCCGGCACGATTACTCGAAGGTTTCGTAACCGACAGTCGCAGCATTATTGTTGTTAAAAAATCTGCAGTCGAAAAATTCGAAATCACCCACAATAAATCCTTACCTCATAATACCTTTCGTATTTACGGAAAATCGGTAGACGATATCATCTGCAGTATCGAACTCAATGCACCGCAGATCATTAAAATGATTCACGATGCAGAAATCGAAAAAGTACAGGAAGACAACAGCAAATCACTTCTAAATCCGGCTGTAATAAAAAATAAATTTCACATCGATATTCAAATTCCAACCGGATATGAATACATGATGCATAAAAAGAATTTCATCTGGCTTAAAAATGACATTATCAGCGGCAATACCAGTCTGCTTATTTACCAGATTCCGCTTCATAACTTTAAAACAAAAGGCGATGTGGTTAGTACCATTGTAAAAATGCGCGATTCTATTGGCCGTTACATAAAAGGCCGCGAACCCAACACCAGCATGATTACGGGTGAAGCCTATGCTCCCTATTTTTCAAATGCCATTCTGGACGGAAAAGAAGCCTTTGAAACAAAAGGAACGTGGGAACTTAAGAACGACTACATGTCAGGCCCCTTCATTAATTACGCCATTATCGATCCGGTATACAATAGAATTCTCGTAATAGAAGGCTTTTGTTATTCCCCTTCAAATCAGGAACGGGACCTAATGCTAGACCTCGAAGCTATTATTAAATCAGTTAAGATTGATAAAAGGTAGTTTTAGGTTTCAGGTTTTTTCGTTTTAAGTTTTAAGTTTCAAGTTTCAAGTTTCAAGTTTCAAGTTTCAAGTTTCAAGTTTCAAGTTTCAAGTTCCAGGTTTCAAGTTCCAGGTTTCAAGTTCCAGGTTTCAAGTTTCAGGTTTCAAGTTTCAGGTTTCAAGTTTCAAGTTTCATGTTTCAAGTTCCAAGTTTCAGGTTTCAGGTTTCAAGTTTCAAGTTTCAAGTTTATGTTTTAAACTTCTGCGTTCTTAGCGTGACCCATTGCGAACCTTGCGGTTAAGCACCTCCAACAAACCTGAAACCTGAAACAAAAGAAAACCTGAAACAAAAGTTTAAACTTTTTTCGTATTTTTATTTGTAACAAACATTAAAACAAATACTTATGAAAAATTTAATTGCAACATTGGCACTGTCATTACTTTGTTTTACCTCTTGTAAAAAAGATATCAAAGCAGATGTAAATTCACCTATGATCCCTGATACGGTAACTGCAGAAGAAACCGCAACCGAAGCACCGCTCGATTCTGCTGCACAAATGCAGGCCTGGCAGGCCTATGCAACACCGGGAAATCCGCATAAATTAATGGCCGACGAAGTGGGAACATGGAACTGCGATATGACTTTTTGGGCCGATGCCGATGCAAAACCCGAAAAAGCCACATCTGCAGCTGATATCAAAATGATTCTTGGAGGACGTTATCAGGAAGCTAATTATAAAGGCACTATGATGGGGCAGCCTTTTGAAGGAAAAAGCACCCTGGCCTATAATAATGCCAGTAATGAATACACCACAACATTTATCGATAATATGGGAACCGGAATGATGGTTGCCATTGGGAAATATGATGAAAAGACAAAAAGTATGGAACTAAAAGGGGATATGGTAAATCCGCTTAACGGTAAAAAAACACCATACAGAGAAGTTTATACCATAGTAGATGCCAGAACCCGAAAAATGGAAATGTTCGATGTAAAGAACGGAAAAGAATATAAAAGCATGGAAATTGTTATGACTAAGAAGTAAACAATACATTGAAATCCTGCAGCCTCTTTTGTTTTAAAGACAAAGGAGGTTTTTTATTTTAATTTTATAGGTTCTTTTAAAATATATACTTAAATTTTATGTTTTAATTCTTACATGCATTTCTTTGCAGATGCGGTAGCAGCTTAATTTTTTATTTCTAAATTATATTTCAATGCAGACACAAAACCAGATTGAAAACTTTCTTTTTCAGGGAAAATTTGACGAGGCCAGAGAATGCCTAAATAACGGAGAAAAGTTTAATGAGCAGTATCTAAAAAACAACTTTTCGCAGATAATGGCTAAAATTATCGAAGCAAAAGAAGTTGATTTTATAGAAAAACTGATAAAAGCAGGTTTTATAGAAACGGATATTTACGAACTGGACAGTTTTGACCAATCGATCTTTAAACCTTTGGCTTTGCATTTAAAAGATGATGACGAATCGATTGCTTTTTTTAAAGAATTGATGTCGAAAATGGATAATCTAAACGATGAAATCAGCGATAAAACTTTATTAGGTTATTTTCTTGAAAAAGGTATTTCACCAAAAATAATTAAAGTTTTAGTTGATGATTTTGGGGCTAATACACAGTATAAGAACAATGCAGGAGAAAATTTTATCTATACTATTCTGAATACCTATGGCCTGGATGCCGAAAAAGTAAAAGAGTACATAACCATTCTGATAAATAATGGTGTTGACATCAACGAAAAAAATATTGTTGGAACTACTCCGCTGATGTGTGCCGTTAAAAGAAACCGAAAAGAACTTCTGTCCTTTTTATTAGAAAACGGTGCAGATCCTAATGAAACGGACAATCAGGAAAACAGTTCTTTTTATTATGCGGCGGCTGAACAGTTTTCTATTCCGATGTACGAACTTTTAGCAGAATCGTCATCAGCCAATTTTAATAATATCAATAAAAACGGCAAAACGTTGCTTACAGAGTTTATCCGAATGATGTCTGATTCTGAATACGATTTGAATTCATTACAAAGATTATTGTCAGACGGAGCCGATTTAAATCACTGCGCTGAATATTATGGAAATCCGAAATCGGGCGTAGATTATGTTGTTGAGAAAAAATCAGGCATTTTAAAATCAGTTCTTGACAGCGGATCAGTTGACGTTAACGAACAAGACAACCAGGGAAATACTATTTTGCATAAAGTCTGCGCTTACAATGTCAATTATGATGCAGAAATGGCAAAGGAAACGTACCGAAAAGCAAAACTGCTATTAGATCAGGGTGCCGATATTTCGATTACCAATGATAAAGACGAAACCGCTTTGATGCTTGCTTCTGGCGATAACCTGAAAATTAAAACGGTTGAGCTTTTAATGAAACAATAAAAACAGTTATTTACTTAAAATACCACATACATGTCAATGTCATTTATAGTTGCCTGTGAAAACGGGAACAGAAAAATAGCCGAATTGCTTCTTCAAAATAAAGAAGTAGATGTAAAATATACTGACGAACTAGGAAGAACGGCTCTTCATTATGCTGCTCACCGTGGCTATCTCGATATTGTAAAAATCCTAATCGAAGACGGTGCCGACATCAATTATGAAGATCATCAGGGAGAAACGCCTTTGTATTTTGCGTGTCTTCAAAAACAGAAACAAACGGCGCTGCATCTTTTAGACAACGGTGCAGAAATTACCAAGAACGACAAATACGGAAACAGTCTTTTACATTTGGTTGTTCAAACGGCTCAAATCGAAATCGCAACAAAGTTGCTTGAAGCAGGAGTCGATGTTAATTTACTGAATAACAATGGAGAAACACCGCTATTGTTGGCTTCTGCAAAACTAAATAGAGAAATTATTCAATTGCTTTTAGACAAAGGTGCCGATATTAATGCTAGAGATAAGCAGGGAAATACGCCTTTATTGTACTCTTGTTATACCAAATCGATCCCGATGGTGACCTTACTTTTAGATAATGGTGCCGATGTAAATCACGTAAATCATTCTGGTGAAAATGCCCTTTTGATCGCGTGTTATGAAACCAACCGAATGCTTGCGAAATTATTAGTAGAAAGAGGAGCCGATGTTTTTACATCGAATAATAACGGATATTCTCCTATTTGGTATGCCTGCGCAAATAATCAAAAAGAAATTGTTGCCTTATTCTTAGAAAACGGAGTTGATGTAAACTACAGCAAACCTGTTGCAGGCGATACTTCATCAATGAATGATTATCTGGATTGGATTGTTAGTGCGGCAAATATCTCAAACGAATCTGGTTTTACGCTAAACAGCTCTTATAACTACGGTGGAGAAAGTCTTTTACATGTCGCAACCAAAAAAGGAAATCTGAGTATGGTAAAACTGCTGATCGAAGCAGGAGCTAATATCAATATCCAGGACGAATCCGGAAATACACCTTTGCATTACAGTGCTGCCAACGGAAAAAAAGATGTTGTAAAATATCTTTTGGAAAACAAAGCTGATGCTTCAATCGTAAACGTAAAAGAACAAAAAGCGATTGATTATTCGAATGTAAAAGGCTTTAATGAAATCACAGAATTGATTCTGAAATTTGCTCCTTCGGGAACGGTTGTAAATCCAATAAATACTGTACAGCAGGCTGAAACTCCAAAAGCAGATGCTTCAAATTCAATGGAAGCAAAGAAAAAAGCATTATTAGATTTAAAAGAACTTTTAGATGCCGGAATTTTAACTTCGGAAGAATTTGAAAGTGAAAAAAGTAAAATTTTAAAAGGCTAAATAACAACTAAACTTAAGAATGAAAAAAATAGTAAATACTACAATCTTGTTTTTAACGGTAATCGCCGGAAGTCTAATTTCTACTTCCTGCAGTAATCTTTCACCAGAAAAAACCTTTGAAGTAGCCGCTTTAAACTCGAATTTATTATCTCGTTTTGGAAGTAAAGAAATCAACGAAAAACTGCAATCAGAAGCACAAGTATATGATGAAACACAAAAAAAGATGGTTCCCTCTTCTTACTACGATGCTTTTAAATATGATATCACCAATTTAGAAACACGTTTTCAGACTATTAAAGATATACCTGAAGATGATGACAATAAAGAACTTCTTCAGGCTTCAAAAGACTTGTTTTCTTATGCTATTGCCAAACAAAAAGAAGGTTATTTACCAATTGCTAAACTAAAAGACGAAAAAGCTTCGCCAGAACAAATAGAAAAAGCAATTGCTGATTTTGACGCATCAACTCAAACCGAAATTGATGCAAAATTCACTAAATTGATGAATGTGGCACAGACCTATGTCGATAAACATAATATTAATGCTAAAATTGGGATTTAGAAAATAGAAACAACATTTCTGATTTGGAAGTTAAAATCCAAAAGTAAATCAAAATAAGAAGAAAAGTTTTTAGACAAAAGTTCCCTAAATAACCAATTGCCAAACCATTATGAATAAATACCTGATTCTAATTACAGCACTTCTGATAATCAGCTGCAATGATTCTAAAACCAAAAAGAAAAAACCGCCGGAAGTCGAAATCACAGATTTAAAAGAAATTCCCGAAGTTGAAGAATCTTCCGTAGAAATTAAAAAAGAACTTTCTGATTTTCTGCCAAAAAACTATGTCATGTTTGACACCATTTATGGCGATTTGAACAAAGATAACCGTGAAGACTGTATACTGATGATTAAAGGGACAGATAAAAGCAAAGTGATCACACATGAATGGCGCGGCAAATTAGATCGTAACCGCAGGGGAATTATTGTTCTGCTTAATAAAAACGAAGGCTATGAAGCGGCAGTTAAAAATTACGATTGCTTTTCATCTGAAAATGAAGAAGGAGGCGTTTATTATGCACCGGAATTATTCTTAGAAATAAAAAACGGAAAACTGTTTATCAATTACGCACACGGAAGATATGGTTATTGGCAGTATACATTTAGATACCAAAATGATGATTTAGAATTAATTGGTTATGATGCAAGCAGGAATCACGGTCCTGTTACTATCACAGAAACGAGTATAAATTTTTTAACCCGAAAAAAAATTGTGAACCAAAACGTCAACGAAAATACTTATGATGGTGAAGAGGTTTTTGAGAAAACTGAATCAAAAATCAATCAGACAAAGTTAATTAAGCTGTCTGGAATTAAGGATTTTGATGAACTGGAAGTTCCGGAAGAGTAGTTCTATAAAAGAAAAGAGCCGCTATTTGCGGCTCTTTTTATATTTTCTAAGTTTTCTTAACCGTAATAATCTTTACCGGACAAGCTTTTGCTGCCAGTTCACAGCTTTCTACAATCGCATGATTTGGCGATTTTAAAGTAAAAAAGCCTTTGGCATTCTGCGAATGAAGCAATACCGATTTTCCGTCTTTTTTTGACATCTGAAAATGGACAGGATCCATTTCGACACAGTAATTACAGCCAATGCATTTATCTCTTTGTAAAGTGATGATAACCATTATGCTTCAACAATTTTATACAATTTGTCAGACATTCTGATTCTAAACGGAAGTTTAAAAGTACAATCGTCGCCTTTTGTTGCTTTTTCTGCCGTAAGATCGTTCACAAACATTTCGTCGATAATCATTTCCTGAGCTCCTGTACTTGGCCCTGTTACTAGAATTTTATCGCCAACTTTAATATCGTAAGCTTCTATTTTAAATTGCCCGACTTCTGCTTTTGGGAAATAATGTGTTCCTTTTCCAACATACACTTTCTTCTGAGTTGCTGCAGATCCAGGAATATCGCTCCACTCTCCTAATTCTTGTCCCAAATAATAGCCTGACCAAAAACCACGATTGTAAACCGTATTTAAAGCTTCCATCCAAACTGCTGTTCTCTCTTTTGAGAAAGTTCCGTCGTAATAGGCATCGATTGCTTCACGATAGGTTTTAATTACGGTTGCCACATATTCTGGTGCGCGTCCTCGTCCTTCGATTTTTAGAACCTGAATTCCAGAATCAATTACCTGATCCAAAAAGTCGATTGTACATAAATCTTTAGGCGACATCATATATTCGTTATCCAATTCGATTTCGAAACCGGTTTCCTGGTCGATAACGGTATATTTTTTTCGGCAGTTTTGTTTGCACGCACCACGATTAGCAGATGAATTATGCGAATGAAGGCTCAAATAACACTTTCCTGAAACGGCCATACACAAAGCGCCGTGGCCAAAAATTTCGATTTCGACTAAATTTCCATTTGGACCTTTGATTTGTTCTTTTTCAATTTGTTCCGTAATTTTCTTTACCTGACGTAAACTCAATTCGCGGCTTAAAACCATTGTATCCGCAAATAAACTATAGAATTTAATGGTTTCAATATTGGTAACATTCAATTGGGTCGAAATATGAACTTCCATTCCTATTGATCTTGCCATGGCAATTACAGCCTGATCTGATGCAATTACAGCGGTAATATTGGCTTCTTTAGCCTTGTTTAATAATGTTTTTACAACTGATAAATCGTGATCGTAAATAATGGTGTTTAAAGTAAGATAACTTCTAACTTGTTTAGCCTCGCATCGATCTGCAATTTCTTTTAAATCCTCAATAGTGAAATTAACCGTTGATCTTGCACGCATGTTAAGCTGTTCAACACCAAAATAAACAGAATCACATCCATTATCTAAGGCAGCCTGAAGTGACTCAAAGTTCCCTGCGGGAGCCATGAGTTCGATTTTATTCGTAAGTGTCATGATAAATTATTCTAAAATCTTATATATTTTATCTGACAGCCTAATTCTGAAAGGAACTTCAAAAGTAACTTTATCACCCGTTTTAGCAGATTGAGATTCTGCTCCGTTCACAATCAGTTTTTCTAAAACCAATTCCTGATCACCGGTAGTTGGGCCCGAAATAAGGATTTTATCACCAATGTTTAATTCGTGATTTTCAATAGTAAACTGTCCAACTTGGGCTTTTACGTAATAATGTTCTGCTTTTCCAAGAAGTACTTTCTTTACTTTTATTTTCTGACGGATATCAGCCGTTTTTTGTGCAGTTGCCAAAGCAGTTTCCGGTAATTCTCCTGAATGTTTGAATTTTAGGTTTTCAGATTTTCCTTTTCTAAATACTTTATTACCAACTTGTTTCCCAGTTCTCAAACGAACCTGATCGACTAATGGCATGTGGATAATCTCAAGACATTCTGTAGAACAGCAGTTTTCCATTGCGGTTTTACATTCATCACACTGAATAAACAATAAATGGCATCCGTCGTTTTCGCAGTTGGTGTGGTTATCGCAAGGTTTTCCGCATTGGTGGCATTGCGAAATAATATCATCCGTAATTCTTTCGCCCAGACGATTATCAAATACGAAGTTTTTTCCAATGAATTTGCTTTCTAAACCTTCTTCTTTAAGCTGTTTCGCATAGTTGATGATTCCACCTTCTAACTGATACACGTTTTTAAATCCCTGGTGTTTAAAATAAGCACTTGCTTTTTCACAACGAATACCTCCGGTACAATACATTACCAGATTTTTATCTTCTTTATGATTTTGAAGCTGTTCGTTGATAATTGGCAGACTCTCTCTAAAAGTCTCAACATCTGGAGTAATGGCACCTTTAAAATGTCCGACTTCACTTTCGTAGTGGTTTCTAAAATCAACCACAATTGTGTTTGGATCATCCAGGATTTCGTTGAATTCTTTGGCTTTCAGGTGAACGCCTATATTTGTAACATCAAAAGTGTCGTCGTTTAATCCGTCGGCAACGATTTTGTGACGCACTTTGATAGTCAATTTTAAAAATGAATGGTCATCATGTTCTACAGCAACATTCAATCGTATGCCTTTCATGAAATCGTAAGCTTCGAGCGTTTCTCTAAAAGCTTCAAAATTTTCAGCGGGAACACTCATTTGAGCATTGATTCCTTCGCTGGCAACATAAATTCGGCCTAATGCATCGAGGGCATTCCAGGCTACGAATAAATCATTACGAAATTTTTGTGGATCTTGAATTTTGGCATACGCATAGAAAGACAACGTAAGTCGTTGTTTACCTGCATCATCGATCATGATGGCTCTTTCTTCTGCGCTCAAAGTGTTGTACAGTTGCATGCTATAAACAGTTTTAAGTGAGAAATTATTTTTTTGAAAGGCGCAAAGGTAGGGAAAAAGGTGCAAAATTGCAAAGGGTTCTTTTAGAGGTGCAAAAGGTACAGAGGTACTAAGGTTCAAAGTTTTTTTAATATATACATAAAAAGGGCACTATGAAATAGTGCCCTTTTTATAAACCTTAGTACCTCAGTACCTTTGTCTCTTTGTACCTTAAAAAAAATCAACAAAACTCGTTAAACGCATCTTGTAAATTCTCTGCAATCATTTCAGCTGGGCGACCTTCAATATGGTGACGCTCTAACATGTGAACCAATTCTCCGTTTTTGAACAAAGCCATAGATGGCGATGATGGAGGAAAAGGGAACATATGTTGTCTTGCAGCATCAACCGCTTCTTTATCTACACCAGCAAAAACTGTAATAAGGTGATCTGGTTTTTTAGCTCCTTCTAAACTCATTTTTGCTCCCGGGCGTGCATTTCTTGCTGCACAACCGCAAACAGAATTTACAACTACTAATGTTGTACCTTCAGCTTTGATAGCATTATCAACAGCTTCAGCACTATGTAAGTCTTGAAAACCAGCAGCTGTTAATTCAGCCTCCATTGGTTTTACCATTTCTTGTGGATACATATTTTTGTTTTTTAAAATTAACTTCGAGTTGCAAAGTTACAAAGTTTACTCGCAACTAGTTACTTTGAAGTATAAACTTTTGTTATAGTTTAATTGTTATTTATTTTTAATGAGTTTCTCTAGTATATAATTTATTTCAGGATCTTTCTCTTGTCTTAAATAACCAATTATTTGTTCCGGAGACAAATTTATTTCAGGAAATATACCTCTCTTTACGCTTGGAGGATTATCTCCAAAATAAAGGTCTGTAAATGAAAATCTCAAAATCACTTTTGTCTTAGGAAGTTTATAATTTAAAAAATAACCTGCAAAAGTATTATTAGCGTTGCCTCCTGTTTCTTGCCCAATGAGAACACCTCGTTTATTATCCTGTACGAGTTTGGCAAAATAAACAGCAGCCGAAAAAGTCTTTCCGCCTATTGCAACATAGACATTTCCGGAGAATGTATCTTTATCTGCCGGAAAATTTTCGAGTATTCCTTCTTTAATCCTTTCGTTTCCAAAAAACATATTTCCATTCGCGGTGAATCTTTGGTATAAGAAATTCTCATAATCGGTAACATCTGCTTCATTTACTCGCGCCCCATTGGTGTCGACTAAATTCTCCGTATGAGTCAGAGTAATAGATTTTGCTTTAAAGTTAAATTTATTCTCAAAGTTTTTCTGCGAAATAAAAGAATATAATATTGCCGCCATTTTAGGATCTCCTCCGCTATTACTTCTAACATCGATAATCACATTTTTATATCCTTCTTTATTGATTCTCTTAAAAAAATCACTAAACTTTTGATATACTTCATTTTCTGGTAAATCAAAGGTATTAATTGTGAGTTTACCTGTAAGCTGTTCTTTGTAAAACTGATAATCAATCGATACAGCATTTTCAGCTTTATTTATTGGTTTTACTTTTTGTGAGCTTCTGTAATAAATCTCATAATAATTACATGCCTTTAAAGTTGTTTTTGTAAGCTCTTTATTCGATTGGTCATTATAATATTCTATGTCAAATTTATTTGCATAGGGCTCAATGAAAAGAGCATAATTGGAAGGAAAATCCTCTGAAATTTGTTCTTCAATTCCGGTTTTTATTTCTCCTTCTCCCTGAATATGCTCAGAAATTTGTTTGATAATATCCGGAGTTTCCGTACCATTAATGCTCTTAATTTCACTTAAATAGGGAACTTCCGAACATTTAATATTAACAAATAAACGATTATCAACCATAATTAATGGAATAGGAAAATACGATAATTTTTCCCTGAAGTAAGTTGTATAAAACTCTTCGGGCGCAGAAACCGACAAATGACCGTCTTTAATTTTAGGAAGGTTATTTAAAAATTCTAAATAAGTCTGTTTTTTTTGAATATTTTGAATATTTACTTTAAAATTTCTTTCCCATTGCTCTTTACTTATGTATCGAAAAGGATCAGGATGTTGTTTCTCTATAATTTCCTTCATAAGTTTAAGATCAGCAATGTAATCTTCTTTTTTAATACTCTCTATTTCCAATTTCTGGGCATTGGCAAAATTTGCAAATAGACAGCATAATCCAAGAGTTAATAAGCTTAGTTTCGTTCTCATTTTTATAATAAATTATTTAATTAAAGATTGCACAAAGAAATCTGCCAATTTCTTTTGTTTAAAATTTTCTGATGTAGAAAAGCCTCTGGCAGCGTTTCCATTCGTTGACGGCTATAAATAAAAATCATCAAATTCTGTTTGTTAGATTGAGTTGTAACAAAATTTCCAAAACTGAAGAAAGGTTTATTGGAAATTCAACTTCTTAGAAAAATTTAAACTACTGACTGTAATTTTATTTTGTGTGGAAATTGATAGTTGTATTGTTTTAAATAACTGCTCCTCCTGCTTTGATGTCTTGTCGTTAGCACAGTTAATTTTTTTTGCTCGGAGATTTCAAGCGTAGAAAGATAGCTTGTTAAATATTTTCTAAGTATTTGTATATTAGAAAGTTGAAGAGAATAGAATGTTTTTTTTCCTTCATATGCCACATCCACTAGATTTGCTTTTTTTAATTCTAATAAATGTTTGGATATTGTGGATTGTGCCAACGGAATCAAATCAACGATTTCTCCACACGTTCTGTTGTCTCTTTTCCACAAAAGGGTCATAATTTGAATTCGCGCAGGATGTCCGAGCGCTTTGCAAATTTTGCTGATTTCGTCTATTTCTGAATCAAATTTTAAGTGTTTTGAAATCCCCATATATTACAGTACCTAAGTTTATTATCGCAAAAAATCGATTATACTTTGCGATCAGCAAAATTAAGTGTACTTGCAT
This portion of the Flavobacterium gelatinilyticum genome encodes:
- a CDS encoding lytic transglycosylase, encoding MIVKKISLVVTALFSVTMFAQETVETVKEIKPEVRLSYLDSIKSTFKKDELASRVDSLWMNELVSLDIYDDLTKDIQTINKDVTVDEELPTELLKQRLAAMNQKSPFEIEYNQGLENIIKSFLKNRKKSFSRLMSLSEYYFPIFEEAFAKEKIPLEIKYLAVVESALNPKAVSKMGATGLWQFMYGTGKQYALKIDSYIDERSDPLRATAACSDYMTRMFNVFNDWELVLASYNSGPGNVTKAIRRSGGKTGYWDIRNNLPRETQGYVPAFYATMYLFEYHKEHGINPERAVIKNFETDTVRVKNQMSFKQIADLLDMPQSQLQLLNPSYKLNIVPYYEGEQHFIRLPKDKIATFVSNEDKIYAYVEYDSKIKTIPARLAQKIAPKGKPVREASQSPKDIQFYKVRKGDNLGAIADKYNVNISDIKKWNNLKTNAIAFGRTLKIRIEAEPAPKVIKEPKAIPVIEKNTEEAIASADDKDKVSVQTVEYVVASGDNLGSIAKKFGTTIAELKELNNLASNNIGLGKTLVVSKIVTEIEEPVNTAVASNSVDTFKKKTPSKSVSEDYYVKKGDSLYSISKKYPGVTISDIKKWNDIKDEDIKPGMKLKING
- a CDS encoding DUF4837 family protein, which translates into the protein MNKTHFLFLILPFLLLSCLKTDRQSQPVSGKTNTISIIIDDQLWYGEVGDSIRNKFASPVLGLTQEEPLFTINQYPARLLEGFVTDSRSIIVVKKSAVEKFEITHNKSLPHNTFRIYGKSVDDIICSIELNAPQIIKMIHDAEIEKVQEDNSKSLLNPAVIKNKFHIDIQIPTGYEYMMHKKNFIWLKNDIISGNTSLLIYQIPLHNFKTKGDVVSTIVKMRDSIGRYIKGREPNTSMITGEAYAPYFSNAILDGKEAFETKGTWELKNDYMSGPFINYAIIDPVYNRILVIEGFCYSPSNQERDLMLDLEAIIKSVKIDKR
- a CDS encoding DUF1579 domain-containing protein, encoding MKNLIATLALSLLCFTSCKKDIKADVNSPMIPDTVTAEETATEAPLDSAAQMQAWQAYATPGNPHKLMADEVGTWNCDMTFWADADAKPEKATSAADIKMILGGRYQEANYKGTMMGQPFEGKSTLAYNNASNEYTTTFIDNMGTGMMVAIGKYDEKTKSMELKGDMVNPLNGKKTPYREVYTIVDARTRKMEMFDVKNGKEYKSMEIVMTKK
- a CDS encoding ankyrin repeat domain-containing protein, with the protein product MQTQNQIENFLFQGKFDEARECLNNGEKFNEQYLKNNFSQIMAKIIEAKEVDFIEKLIKAGFIETDIYELDSFDQSIFKPLALHLKDDDESIAFFKELMSKMDNLNDEISDKTLLGYFLEKGISPKIIKVLVDDFGANTQYKNNAGENFIYTILNTYGLDAEKVKEYITILINNGVDINEKNIVGTTPLMCAVKRNRKELLSFLLENGADPNETDNQENSSFYYAAAEQFSIPMYELLAESSSANFNNINKNGKTLLTEFIRMMSDSEYDLNSLQRLLSDGADLNHCAEYYGNPKSGVDYVVEKKSGILKSVLDSGSVDVNEQDNQGNTILHKVCAYNVNYDAEMAKETYRKAKLLLDQGADISITNDKDETALMLASGDNLKIKTVELLMKQ
- a CDS encoding ankyrin repeat domain-containing protein — translated: MSMSFIVACENGNRKIAELLLQNKEVDVKYTDELGRTALHYAAHRGYLDIVKILIEDGADINYEDHQGETPLYFACLQKQKQTALHLLDNGAEITKNDKYGNSLLHLVVQTAQIEIATKLLEAGVDVNLLNNNGETPLLLASAKLNREIIQLLLDKGADINARDKQGNTPLLYSCYTKSIPMVTLLLDNGADVNHVNHSGENALLIACYETNRMLAKLLVERGADVFTSNNNGYSPIWYACANNQKEIVALFLENGVDVNYSKPVAGDTSSMNDYLDWIVSAANISNESGFTLNSSYNYGGESLLHVATKKGNLSMVKLLIEAGANINIQDESGNTPLHYSAANGKKDVVKYLLENKADASIVNVKEQKAIDYSNVKGFNEITELILKFAPSGTVVNPINTVQQAETPKADASNSMEAKKKALLDLKELLDAGILTSEEFESEKSKILKG
- a CDS encoding ferredoxin; this encodes MVIITLQRDKCIGCNYCVEMDPVHFQMSKKDGKSVLLHSQNAKGFFTLKSPNHAIVESCELAAKACPVKIITVKKT
- a CDS encoding peptidase U32 family protein, translating into MTLTNKIELMAPAGNFESLQAALDNGCDSVYFGVEQLNMRARSTVNFTIEDLKEIADRCEAKQVRSYLTLNTIIYDHDLSVVKTLLNKAKEANITAVIASDQAVIAMARSIGMEVHISTQLNVTNIETIKFYSLFADTMVLSRELSLRQVKKITEQIEKEQIKGPNGNLVEIEIFGHGALCMAVSGKCYLSLHSHNSSANRGACKQNCRKKYTVIDQETGFEIELDNEYMMSPKDLCTIDFLDQVIDSGIQVLKIEGRGRAPEYVATVIKTYREAIDAYYDGTFSKERTAVWMEALNTVYNRGFWSGYYLGQELGEWSDIPGSAATQKKVYVGKGTHYFPKAEVGQFKIEAYDIKVGDKILVTGPSTGAQEMIIDEMFVNDLTAEKATKGDDCTFKLPFRIRMSDKLYKIVEA